A genomic segment from Necator americanus strain Aroian chromosome III, whole genome shotgun sequence encodes:
- a CDS encoding hypothetical protein (NECATOR_CHRIII.G11317.T1): MYEKGRQEMTCESDAECTSWIRLFRAFDMDHDGYIPTTDLKRSIRDSAFSFGLNPSEIDGMMVHMDRDGDKLIDFPEFCTLMSQVKRRRLLHLMFRAAQFVVPRSQRTEPFDYLQKYKCCPPPIFMLIVSIIQLAIYAYYTVEAGEGVSITGPVPTSSPLIFNPHRKSEVWRFVSYMFIHIGYSTTFERNLIVNI; this comes from the exons ATGTATGAGAAAGGACGTCAAGAGATGACATGTGAATCAGACGCCGAGTGCACGTCATGGATAAGGCTGTTCAGAGCG TTTGACATGGATCATGATGGTTACATCCCCACAACGGACCTCAAGCGAAGCATCCGTGACTCAGCATTCTCATTTGGTCTCAATCCAAGCGAAATAGACGGCATGATGGTACATATGGACAGAGATGGCGACAAACTCATTGATTTCCCGGAATTTTGCACACTA ATGAGCCAAGTGAAACGACGGCGACTTTTGCATTTGATGTTTCGAGCAGCGCAATTCGTTGTGCCACGATCGCAACGGACGGAACCTTTTGACTACTTGCAGAA GTACAAATGTTGTCCGCCTCCTATATTCATGTTGATAGTAAGTATCATTCAA CTGGCCATTTACGCTTACTACACGGTCGAAGCGGGTGAAGGTGTGAGCATCACGGGACCTGTACCCACCAGTTCACCCCTCATATTCAACCCGCATCGTAAAAGTGAAGTCTGGCGATTTGTCTCCTACATGTTCATCCACATCGG ttactCTACAACATTTGAACGAAATCTCATTGtcaatatttga
- a CDS encoding hypothetical protein (NECATOR_CHRIII.G11317.T2) has translation MTCESDAECTSWIRLFRAFDMDHDGYIPTTDLKRSIRDSAFSFGLNPSEIDGMMVHMDRDGDKLIDFPEFCTLMSQVKRRRLLHLMFRAAQFVVPRSQRTEPFDYLQKYKCCPPPIFMLIVSIIQLAIYAYYTVEAGEGVSITGPVPTSSPLIFNPHRKSEVWRFVSYMFIHIGYSTTFERNLIVNI, from the exons ATGACATGTGAATCAGACGCCGAGTGCACGTCATGGATAAGGCTGTTCAGAGCG TTTGACATGGATCATGATGGTTACATCCCCACAACGGACCTCAAGCGAAGCATCCGTGACTCAGCATTCTCATTTGGTCTCAATCCAAGCGAAATAGACGGCATGATGGTACATATGGACAGAGATGGCGACAAACTCATTGATTTCCCGGAATTTTGCACACTA ATGAGCCAAGTGAAACGACGGCGACTTTTGCATTTGATGTTTCGAGCAGCGCAATTCGTTGTGCCACGATCGCAACGGACGGAACCTTTTGACTACTTGCAGAA GTACAAATGTTGTCCGCCTCCTATATTCATGTTGATAGTAAGTATCATTCAA CTGGCCATTTACGCTTACTACACGGTCGAAGCGGGTGAAGGTGTGAGCATCACGGGACCTGTACCCACCAGTTCACCCCTCATATTCAACCCGCATCGTAAAAGTGAAGTCTGGCGATTTGTCTCCTACATGTTCATCCACATCGG ttactCTACAACATTTGAACGAAATCTCATTGtcaatatttga
- a CDS encoding hypothetical protein (NECATOR_CHRIII.G11318.T1), with product MAKASHTLQKGAVVQHTAKAHNLKGQLPEGSMESLATTIRFVTLNCRTLSSELQQAALSRLQRYLCVRFVALQETRMRDRPVISIENYTIYCGDADENKVGGCAIAVRNDYKNLVEEFGSTSSRCAFLRLRDRGGRKLWIVSAHAPTETAEDNSKDAFYDELNALMSKIPSQQVVIVGIDANAKMGLEQQSDVLGKWYYAAERTSDNGDRLVDLCEQTGLIIASTFKRNHRRHQLT from the coding sequence atggcgaaagcttcccatacattgcaaaaaggtgctgtcgtccagcacaccgccaaagcccataacctgaaaggtcaactgcctgaagggagcatggaatctttggcaacaaccattcgtttcgtcacgctgaactgtcgaacactatcgagtgaactccaacaagccgctctatccagacttcagcgatatctctgtgtgcgtTTTgttgcactgcaggaaacacgcatgagagatcggcccgtaatcagcatcgaaaattacaccatatactgcggcgatgctgatgagaacaaagtaggtggctgcgcgatagctgtgaggaatgattacaagaacctggtggaggaatttggctcaacgtcgtctagatgcgcctttttacgactgcgggatcgcggaggacgtaaactctggatcgtaagtgctcacgcacctacggaaaccgctgaggacaacagtaaggatgccttctatgatgaactcaatgcgttgatgtctaaaataccaagccagcaggtggtcattgtcggaatcgacgcaaatgcgaagatgggactcgaacagcaatccgatgtgctaggaaaatggtactatgcagcggagcgcacgtcggacaacggtgaccgtctggtcgacttgtgcgaacagacgggcctcatcatcgcttccacgtttaagaggaatcatcgacgccatcagctcacgtga
- a CDS encoding hypothetical protein (NECATOR_CHRIII.G11319.T3), which translates to MRTLKLQLDYVLKRNIPQSDIRKSRAVWDVAFDSDHRPVLLSFKIRFHKRNRGVSLQPKIDMVGLKDDECRRKFRQRVSIHVGVRTRKKLSDADSFTKCIQDAARETLPVLLPRKKFAFASAETKSTYNSVCVARSAGDFNQEKRLRRKLRRQLQQDRDNEWTSRAMEFEKAWEDRNPRKAYALLKQYSGKMKRCSPVLNTANGVAVGEATLPIWKEHFKALLNRLAPSAPELEHVHRPTYAVNEEPPTVSEVLVCIQKMKNGKSGGDDGISAETLKYLPPSGIREMIKIIRSIWIDERIPDSWRHAIIIPLHKKLSLTDPRNYRGISLLRVMYKVLERIILDRLIKHREETTRDEQAGFRPGRSMIDQVLIVRRVIEIWQRYSKPMQLAFLDFEAAFDSPHRGRLLNALSADGVPGKFVRLLDDMNQRATAAVRTPAGCTTPFEVVTGVRQGAVAGPFLFNFAVDDIMRRTVNQCPADIVLAPSGCPLTDLEYADDVVIFAESSTKLQHVVNLVSKLAAAYGLSLRPDKCKQMWISSRPRTGIRVDGQPIELVDGFCYLGCTLKNNGSYERDVQQRCAKATSAFNSLTKCLWSTPITNEVKLRVYLSAIRPIMMHGSETWAAPSTVMERLDCTERKLLRRLLCYFWPRVCHNEDLYAEINVVYRRMTRGRYQHLAPPSKAAKVNRLRFFGHILRRPADRLVQRVLKSSPGSSWKKPPGRKRKFWTGKERTWNSDEWIDSVQALAEDREGWAELCSRTAHFGEDAGSFNTNIGRSAFSYHKKAFLRTDIVWRSTSLDRLYHVIFNILTQLMLGIPLELVHQWRVIAVYLAGVLSGSLLVTAVDPHVFLAGASGGVYALLAAHLAELVMNWSEMEFNWVRAIILTVLIGSDAAVAIFQRYFVSKTDKVSYVSHIGGFVAGALLGIVILRNFRRHRWEGKLWWTALAAYTFFIATCIVLIVAPDITRF; encoded by the exons atgaggactctcaaacttcagctcgactacgttctgaagaggaacattcctcagtcagatatccgaaaatctagagctgtttgggacgtcgcgttcgactctgaccaccgtccagttcttctcagtttcaagatacggttccacaagagaaaccgaggagtttctcttcaaccgaaaatcgacatggtaggtttgaaagacgatgaatgcagaagaaaattccgccaacgtgtgtctattcatgttggagtccggaccaggaagaagcttagcgatgcggattcattcacaaagtgcatccaggacgctgcaagggaaacgctcccggttctattgccgcggaagaagtttgcctttgcatctgcggaaacaaaatccacatacaattctgtatgtgtcgcgcgcagcgctggtgacttcaaccaggaaaagcgtcttagaaggaagctgcgtcgtcaactgcaacaagaccgcgataacgagtggacgtcaagagcgatggagtttgagaaggcgtgggaggacaggaacccgcggaaggcctacgctctactaaaacaatatagcggcaaaatgaaaagatgttcccctgtcctcaacactgccaatggggtagctgtcggtgaagcaacccttccaatttggaaggaacacttcaaggccttgctgaaccggctagcaccgtcagcccctgaactcgaacacgttcatagaccgacatacgcggttaacgaggagccaccgaccgtgtCGGAGGtcctagtctgtattcaaaaaatgaagaatggaaaatctggcggagacgacgggattagcgcagaaacgctaaaatatcttcctccgtctgggattcgtgagatgataaagatcatccgttcaatatggatagacgaaaggatacctgattcgtggagacacgctatcataattcccctccacaagaagttatccctcacggaccccaggaattatcgaggaatctctttgctgcgtgttatgtacaaggtattggaacgcattatcctggaccgactcattaaacatcgcgaagaaacaacacgcgacgagcaagctggctttcgtcctggacGATCTATGATTGACCAGGTgctcatcgtcaggagagtgatcgaaatctggcagcggtattcgaagccaatgcaactagcgtttctggactttgaagccgcgttcgactctcctcaccgaggccgtcttctcaacgcactgagcgccgatggagtaccaggaaagttcgttcgcttgcttgatgacatgaatcaacgagcaactgctgcagttcgaacaccagccggatgtacaacaccgtttgaagtggtaactggagtaagacaaggggcagtggcaggacctttcctgttcaatttcgcagtcgacgacattatgcgaagaacagtcaaccagtgtcctgccgacattgtcttagcaccatctgggtgccccttgactgacctcgagtacgccgacgatgttgttatattcgcggaaagcagtacgaaacttcaacatgttgtcaaccttgtatcgaagctggctgcagcctatggattaagcctacgccctgataaatgcaagcagatgtggatatcttcgagacctcgaacgggaatcagggtggacggacaaccgatagaactcgtcgatgggttctgttacctaggctgtacgctgaagaacaatggcagctacgagagagatgttcagcaaagatgcgctaaggccacttctgcatttaactccttaacgaaatgtctgtggtcgacccccatcaccaacgaagtcaagctgcgagtctacctatccgcaattcgccccatcatgatgcacggatcggagacttgggcagcaccatcaacggttatggagaggcttgactgcacggaacgaaagctgcttagacggctactttgctacttttggcctagagtatgccacaatgaagatctttacgcagaaattaatgtggtttaccggcggatgacacgtggaagatatcaacatcttgcaccgccttcgaaagcggctaaagtaaatcgtcttcgcttctttggtcatatattaaggagaccggcagatcgccttgtccaacgagttctgaagagttcgccgggttcgagctggaagaagccacctggccgaaaacggaagttctggactggtAAAGAgag aacatggaatagcgatgaatggattgattctgtgcaagctctcgcagaagatcgagaaggttgggcagagctgtgttcaaggacggcacacttcggcgaagatgcgg GTAGTTTCAATACTAATATTGGACGATCCGCTTTCTCTTATCATAAAAAGGCGTTTTTGAGAACTGATATCGTTTGGAGATCTACATCGTTGGATCG ATTGTACCATGTTATTTTCAACATTCTCACTCAGCTGATGCTTGGGATTCCACTTGAACTCGTTCACCAGTGGCGAGTTATTGCCGTCTATCTAGCAGGAGTTCTTTCCG GATCCTTACTCGTTACGGCAGTGGATCCTCACGTGTTCCTCGCAGGAGCCTCGGGTGGGGTTTACGCCCTTCTTGCTGCTCATCTTGCGGAGCTTGTAATGAACTGGTCTGAG ATGGAGTTCAATTGGGTGCGCGCCATCATTCTAACCGTGCTCATAGGATCCGATGCCGCAGTGGCCATATTCCAGCGATACTTCGTCAGCAAAACAGACAAG GTGTCTTATGTTTCCCACATCGGTGGTTTCGTGGCAGGCGCACTCCTGGGTATCGTAATACTTCGAAATTTTCGCCGACATCGATGGGAGGGCAAACTCTGGTGGACCGCTCTTGCCGCGTACACCTTCTTCATTGCCACCTGCATTGTTTTGATTGTTGCTCCCGATATCACAAGGTTTTGA
- a CDS encoding hypothetical protein (NECATOR_CHRIII.G11319.T1) has protein sequence MRTLKLQLDYVLKRNIPQSDIRKSRAVWDVAFDSDHRPVLLSFKIRFHKRNRGVSLQPKIDMVGLKDDECRRKFRQRVSIHVGVRTRKKLSDADSFTKCIQDAARETLPVLLPRKKFAFASAETKSTYNSVCVARSAGDFNQEKRLRRKLRRQLQQDRDNEWTSRAMEFEKAWEDRNPRKAYALLKQYSGKMKRCSPVLNTANGVAVGEATLPIWKEHFKALLNRLAPSAPELEHVHRPTYAVNEEPPTVSEVLVCIQKMKNGKSGGDDGISAETLKYLPPSGIREMIKIIRSIWIDERIPDSWRHAIIIPLHKKLSLTDPRNYRGISLLRVMYKVLERIILDRLIKHREETTRDEQAGFRPGRSMIDQVLIVRRVIEIWQRYSKPMQLAFLDFEAAFDSPHRGRLLNALSADGVPGKFVRLLDDMNQRATAAVRTPAGCTTPFEVVTGVRQGAVAGPFLFNFAVDDIMRRTVNQCPADIVLAPSGCPLTDLEYADDVVIFAESSTKLQHVVNLVSKLAAAYGLSLRPDKCKQMWISSRPRTGIRVDGQPIELVDGFCYLGCTLKNNGSYERDVQQRCAKATSAFNSLTKCLWSTPITNEVKLRVYLSAIRPIMMHGSETWAAPSTVMERLDCTERKLLRRLLCYFWPRVCHNEDLYAEINVVYRRMTRGRYQHLAPPSKAAKVNRLRFFGHILRRPADRLVQRVLKSSPGSSWKKPPGRKRKFWTGKERW, from the coding sequence atgaggactctcaaacttcagctcgactacgttctgaagaggaacattcctcagtcagatatccgaaaatctagagctgtttgggacgtcgcgttcgactctgaccaccgtccagttcttctcagtttcaagatacggttccacaagagaaaccgaggagtttctcttcaaccgaaaatcgacatggtaggtttgaaagacgatgaatgcagaagaaaattccgccaacgtgtgtctattcatgttggagtccggaccaggaagaagcttagcgatgcggattcattcacaaagtgcatccaggacgctgcaagggaaacgctcccggttctattgccgcggaagaagtttgcctttgcatctgcggaaacaaaatccacatacaattctgtatgtgtcgcgcgcagcgctggtgacttcaaccaggaaaagcgtcttagaaggaagctgcgtcgtcaactgcaacaagaccgcgataacgagtggacgtcaagagcgatggagtttgagaaggcgtgggaggacaggaacccgcggaaggcctacgctctactaaaacaatatagcggcaaaatgaaaagatgttcccctgtcctcaacactgccaatggggtagctgtcggtgaagcaacccttccaatttggaaggaacacttcaaggccttgctgaaccggctagcaccgtcagcccctgaactcgaacacgttcatagaccgacatacgcggttaacgaggagccaccgaccgtgtCGGAGGtcctagtctgtattcaaaaaatgaagaatggaaaatctggcggagacgacgggattagcgcagaaacgctaaaatatcttcctccgtctgggattcgtgagatgataaagatcatccgttcaatatggatagacgaaaggatacctgattcgtggagacacgctatcataattcccctccacaagaagttatccctcacggaccccaggaattatcgaggaatctctttgctgcgtgttatgtacaaggtattggaacgcattatcctggaccgactcattaaacatcgcgaagaaacaacacgcgacgagcaagctggctttcgtcctggacGATCTATGATTGACCAGGTgctcatcgtcaggagagtgatcgaaatctggcagcggtattcgaagccaatgcaactagcgtttctggactttgaagccgcgttcgactctcctcaccgaggccgtcttctcaacgcactgagcgccgatggagtaccaggaaagttcgttcgcttgcttgatgacatgaatcaacgagcaactgctgcagttcgaacaccagccggatgtacaacaccgtttgaagtggtaactggagtaagacaaggggcagtggcaggacctttcctgttcaatttcgcagtcgacgacattatgcgaagaacagtcaaccagtgtcctgccgacattgtcttagcaccatctgggtgccccttgactgacctcgagtacgccgacgatgttgttatattcgcggaaagcagtacgaaacttcaacatgttgtcaaccttgtatcgaagctggctgcagcctatggattaagcctacgccctgataaatgcaagcagatgtggatatcttcgagacctcgaacgggaatcagggtggacggacaaccgatagaactcgtcgatgggttctgttacctaggctgtacgctgaagaacaatggcagctacgagagagatgttcagcaaagatgcgctaaggccacttctgcatttaactccttaacgaaatgtctgtggtcgacccccatcaccaacgaagtcaagctgcgagtctacctatccgcaattcgccccatcatgatgcacggatcggagacttgggcagcaccatcaacggttatggagaggcttgactgcacggaacgaaagctgcttagacggctactttgctacttttggcctagagtatgccacaatgaagatctttacgcagaaattaatgtggtttaccggcggatgacacgtggaagatatcaacatcttgcaccgccttcgaaagcggctaaagtaaatcgtcttcgcttctttggtcatatattaaggagaccggcagatcgccttgtccaacgagttctgaagagttcgccgggttcgagctggaagaagccacctggccgaaaacggaagttctggactggtAAAGAgaggtggtaa
- a CDS encoding hypothetical protein (NECATOR_CHRIII.G11319.T2), with product MNGLILCKLSQKIEKVGQSCVQGRHTSAKMRVIASGDDISPPIKSSKSCRLYHVIFNILTQLMLGIPLELVHQWRVIAVYLAGVLSGSLLVTAVDPHVFLAGASGGVYALLAAHLAELVMNWSEMEFNWVRAIILTVLIGSDAAVAIFQRYFVSKTDKVSYVSHIGGFVAGALLGIVILRNFRRHRWEGKLWWTALAAYTFFIATCIVLIVAPDITRF from the exons atgaatggattgattctgtgcaagctctcgcagaagatcgagaaggttgggcagagctgtgttcaaggacggcacacttcggcgaagatgcgggtaatcgcgtcaggcgatgacatcagcccaccgattaagtcaagtaagtcatgtAG ATTGTACCATGTTATTTTCAACATTCTCACTCAGCTGATGCTTGGGATTCCACTTGAACTCGTTCACCAGTGGCGAGTTATTGCCGTCTATCTAGCAGGAGTTCTTTCCG GATCCTTACTCGTTACGGCAGTGGATCCTCACGTGTTCCTCGCAGGAGCCTCGGGTGGGGTTTACGCCCTTCTTGCTGCTCATCTTGCGGAGCTTGTAATGAACTGGTCTGAG ATGGAGTTCAATTGGGTGCGCGCCATCATTCTAACCGTGCTCATAGGATCCGATGCCGCAGTGGCCATATTCCAGCGATACTTCGTCAGCAAAACAGACAAG GTGTCTTATGTTTCCCACATCGGTGGTTTCGTGGCAGGCGCACTCCTGGGTATCGTAATACTTCGAAATTTTCGCCGACATCGATGGGAGGGCAAACTCTGGTGGACCGCTCTTGCCGCGTACACCTTCTTCATTGCCACCTGCATTGTTTTGATTGTTGCTCCCGATATCACAAGGTTTTGA
- a CDS encoding hypothetical protein (NECATOR_CHRIII.G11321.T1) has protein sequence MSSKLRNRGSDETDEAETLVNKEDQYQSWLQLNQINRSHVFNMPRFKDIRAWGLLIVTSSQDCCTLSFL, from the exons ATgtcatcaaaactccgaaaCAGAG gctctgacgaaacCGATGAAGCTGAAACGTtagttaataaagaagatcaatatCAATCTTGGCTGCAACTAAACCAAATCAATCGAAGtcacgtattcaacatgccaagattcaaggacattCGAGCATGGGGACTACTGATTG tGACGTCAAGTCAGGATTGCTGCACACTCTCATTTCTTTGA